Proteins from one Bos indicus x Bos taurus breed Angus x Brahman F1 hybrid chromosome 19, Bos_hybrid_MaternalHap_v2.0, whole genome shotgun sequence genomic window:
- the TMEM94 gene encoding transmembrane protein 94 isoform X2, whose product MLFKRAELWTAPQGKGGKGEPPLALGLSTRKALSILKEQLEAVLDGHLKERKKCLTWKEMWRSSFLHHGNRCSCFHWPGASLMLLAVFLLLACCGGQPAGSRGVELVNASALFLLLLLNLVLIGRQDRLKRREVERRLRGIIDQIQDALRDGKEVKWPDAMYPDLHMPFAPSWSLHWAYRDGHLVNLPVSLLVEGDIIALRPGQESFASLRGIKDDEHIVLEPGDLFPPFSPPPSPRGEVKKGPQNPQQHRLFRVLETPVIDNIRWCLDMALSRPVTALDNERFTVQSVMLRYAVPVVLASFLITNALRFMLNAPGVTTWQYTLLQLQVNGVLPILPLLFPVLWVLATACGEARVLAQMSKASPSSLLAKFSEDTLSSYTEAVSSQEMLRCIWGHFLRVIQGTSPTLSHSSSLLHSLGSVTVLCCVDKQGILSWPNPSPETVLFFSGKVEPPHSSHEDLTDDLSTRSFCHPEVEEEPHERDALLASSLNAPLHLSNEQERGGHWPSDGPKASEPHPHHRAHGRSKHLSGSSVSFSRDTEGGEDDDPSKTQHGPEGEPYEAEDFVCDYHLEMLSLSQDQQNPSCIQFDDSNWQLHLTSLKPLGLNVLLNLCDASVTERLCRFSDHLCNVALQESRSAVLPVRVPWGLCELARLIGFTPGAKELFKQGNHLALYRLPSAETMKENSLGRLSCVTKRRPPLSHMISLFIKDTTTSTEQMLSHGTADVVLEACTDFWDGADIYPLSGSDRKKVLDFYQRACLSGYCSAFAYKPMSCALSSQLNGKCIELVQAPGQNSIFTTCELPSTIPIKLSARRGSWSSDGIGEVLEKEDCMQALSGQIFMGMVSSQYQARLDIVRLIDGLVNACIRFVYFSLEDELKSKVFAEKMGLETGWNCHISLTPNGDMPGSEIPPSSPSHAGSLHDDLNQGEGRGLVWTRASRDDAEGLLLMEEEGHSDLISFQPTDSDLPSFLEDCNRAKLPRGIHQVRPHLQNIDNVPLLVPLFTDCTPETMCEMIKIMQEYGEVTCCLGSSANLRNSCLFLQSDVSIALDPLYPSRCSWETFGYATSTSMAQASDGLSPLQLSGQLNSLPCSLTFRQEETISIIRLIEQARHATYGIRKCFLFLLQCQLTLVVIQFLSCLVQLPPILSTTDILWLSCFCYPLLSISLLGKPPHSSIMSMATGKNLQSIPKKTQHYFLLCFLLKFSLTISSCLICFAFTLQSFCDRSRARNLTNCSSIMLPSHVDKAPAWFDNFANGLLSAQKLAAALIVLHTVFISITHVHRTKPLWRKSPLTNLWWAVTVPVVLLGQVAQTAVDLQLWTHRDSHVHFGLEDVPLLTWLLGCLSLVLVVVTNEVVKLHEIRVRVRYQKRQKLQFETKLGMNSPF is encoded by the exons ATGCTCTTTAAGCGGGCAGAGCTGTGGACGGCCCCTCAGGGCAAAGGCGGCAAA ggCGAGCCGCCCTTGGCCCTGGGCCTGTCCACCCGGAAGGCCCTCAGCATTCTGAAGGAGCAGCTGGAGGCAGTGCTGGATGGACACCTGAAGGAGCGGAAGAAATGTCTCACGTGGAAG GAGATGTGGAGAAGCAGCTTCCTGCACCATGGGAACCGCTGCTCCTGTTTCCACTGGCCGGGCGCCTCGCTCATGCTCCTGGCTGTGTTCCTGCTGCTCGCCTGCTGCGGGGGCCAGCCAGCCGGCAG CCGCGGGGTGGAGCTGGTGAACGCCTCAGCGCTCTTCCTCCTGCTGCTCCTCAACCTCGTCCTCATTGGGCGGCAAGATCGGCTGAAGCGTCGGGAGGTAGAACGGAGACTGCGGGGCATCATTGACCAAATCCAAG ATGCCCTCAGGGATGGCAAGGAGGTCAAGTGGCCAGATGCCATGTATCCAGACCTCCACATGCCCTTCGCACCATCTTGGTCTCTGCACTGGGCCTATAGAGATGGACATCTCGTCAACCTGCCGGTTAGCCTGCTGGTAGAAGGCGACATCATAGCTCTGAGGCCAGGCCAGGAATCCTTTGCTTCCCTGCGGGGCATCAAG GACGACGAGCACATCGTCTTGGAGCCGGGAGACCTGTTCCCCCCTTTCTCACCACCCCCGTCCCCCCGGGGAGAAGTGAAGAAGGGGCCGCAGAACCCCCAGCAGCACCGGCTCTTCCGTGTCCTCGAGACCCCCGTGATCGACAACATCAG GTGGTGCCTGGACATGGCCCTGTCCCGCCCGGTGACCGCTCTGGACAACGAGAGGTTCACAGTGCAGTCGGTGATGCTGCGCTACGCGGTGCCCGTGGTCCTG GCCAGCTTCCTCATCACTAACGCCCTGCGCTTCATGCTCAATGCCCCAGGTGTCACCACCTGGCAATACACTCTCCTCCAGCTGCAG GTGAATGGCGTCCTGCCCATCCTCCCCCTGCTCTTCCCAGTCCTCTGGGTCCTGGCAACCGCCTGTGGAGAAGCCCGTGTCCTGGCCCAGATGAGCAAGgcctcccccagctccctg CTGGCCAAGTTCTCGGAGGACACTCTCAGCAGCTATACAGAAGCCGTGTCCTCTCAG GAGATGCTGCGCTGCATTTGGGGCCACTTCCTGCGGGTGATCCAGGGGACGTCGCCCACACTGAGCCACAGCTCCAGCCTGCTGCACAGCCTGGGCTCCGTCACG GTCCTGTGCTGTGTGGACAAACAGGGGATCCTGTCGTGGCCCAACCCCAGCCCGGAGACCGTGCTGTTCTTCAGTGGGAAGGTGGAGCCCCCGCACAGCAGCCACGAGGACCTCACAGACGACCTGTCCACCCGCTCCTTCTGCCATCccgaggtggaggaggag CCCCACGAACGCGACGCCCTCCTGGCCAGCTCCCTGAACGCCCCGCTGCACCTTTCCAATGAGCAGGAGCGCGGCGGCCACTGGCCAAGCGATGGTCCCAAGGCGTCCGAGCCCCACCCTCACCACCGGGCACACGGCCGCAGCAAACACCTGTCTGGCTCCAGCGTGAGCTTCAGCAGGGACACCGAGGGCGGCGAAGACGACGACCCCAGCAAG aCGCAGCACGGGCCAGAGGGCGAGCCCTACGAAGCCGAGGACTTCGTGTGTGACTACCACCTGGAGATGCTCAGCCTGTCCCAGGACCAGCAGAACCCCTCCTGCATCCAGTTTGATGACTCCAACTGGCAGCTGCACCTCACCTCGCTCAAGCCGCTGGGCCTCAACGTGCTGCTGAACCTGTGCGACGCCAGCGTCACCGAGCGGCTCTGCCGGTTCTCAGACCACCTGTGCAACGTCGCCCTGCAGGAGAGCCGCAGCGCCGTGCTGCCCGTGCGTGTGCCCTGGGGCCTCTGTGAGCTCGCCCGCCTCATCG GCTTCACTCCCGGGGCCAAGGAGCTCTTCAAGCAGGGGAACCACCTCGCACTCTACCGTCTCCCCAGCGCTGAGACCATGAAGGAGAACTCGCTGGGGAGGCTGTCCTGCGTCACCAAGCGGCGGCCCCCGCTTAGCCACATGATCAGCCTCTTCATCAAGGACACCACCACCA GCACAGAGCAGATGCTGTCCCACGGCACGGCTGACGTGGTCTTGGAGGCCTGCACAGACTTCTGGGACGGAGCTGACATCTACCCTCTTTCAGGTTCCGACAG AAAGAAAGTGCTGGATTTCTACCAGCGAGCCTGCCTGTCTGGCTACTGCTCTGCCTTCGCCTACAAGCCCATGAGCTGTGCCCTGTCCTCCCAGCTCAATGGCAAGTGCATCGAGCTGGTGCAGGCGCCCGGCCAGAACAGCATCTTCACCACGTGCGAGCTGCCCAGCACCATTCCCATCAAGCTGAGCGCCCGCCGCGGCAGCTGGAGCTCAGACG GGATCGGGgaggtgctggagaaggaagACTGCATGCAGGCCCTGAGTGGCCAGATCTTCATGGGCATGGTGTCCTCCCAGTACCAGGCCCGCCTGGACATCGTGCGCCTCATCGACGGGCTGGTCAACGCCTGCATCCGCTTCGTCTACTTCTCATTGGAGGATGAGCTCAAAAGCAAG GTGTTTGCAGAGAAGATGGGCCTGGAGACGGGCTGGAATTGCCACATCTCCCTCACGCCCAATGGTGACATGCCCGGCTCCGAGATCcccccctccagccccagccaTGCTGGCTCCCTGCACGACGACCTGAACCAGGGTGAGGGCAGAGGCTTGGTGTGGACACGAG CATCCCGAGACGACGCGGAAGGACTCCTTCTAATGGAGGAGGAGGGTCACTCGGACCTCATTAGCTTCCAGCCCACGGATAGCGACCTCCCCAGCTTCCTGGAAGACTGCAACCGG GCCAAGCTGCCCCGGGGCATCCACCAGGTGCGGCCCCACCTGCAGAACATCGACAACGTGCCCCTGCTGGTGCCCCTCTTCACCGACTGTACCCCCGAGA CCATGTGTGAGATGATCAAGATCATGCAGGAGTACGGGGAGGTGACCTGCTGCCTGGGCAGCTCCGCCAACCTGCGGAACAGCTGCCTCTTCCTCCAGAGTGACGTCAG CATCGCCCTGGACCCCCTGTACCCGTCTCGCTGCTCCTGGGAGACCTTCGGCTACGCCACCAGCACCAGCATGGCCCAGGCCTCGGATGGCCTTTCCCCCCTGCAGCTCTCGGGGCAGCTCAACAGCCTGCCCTGCTCGCTGACCTTCCGCCAGGAGGAGACCATCAGCATCATCCGGCTCATCGAGCAG GCCCGGCACGCCACGTACGGCATCCGCAAGTGCTTCCTCTTCCTGCTGCAGTGCCAGCTGACGCTTGTGGTCATCCAG TTCCTCTCTTGCCTCGTCCAGCTGCCGCCAATCCTGAGCACCACCGACATCCTGTGGCTGTCCTGTTTTTGCTACCCTCTGCTCAG catttctttactGGGAAAGCCCCCACATAGCTCCATCATGTCTATGGCAACGGGGAAGAACCTTCAGTCCATTCCTAAGAAG ACCCAGCACTACTTCCTGCTGTGCTTCTTGCTGAAGTTCAGCCTCACCATCAGCTCGTGCCTCATCTGCTTTGCCTTCACACTGCAGAGCTTCTGCGACAGGTCCCGGGCCCGCAACCTCACCAACTGCTCCTCCATCATGCTGCCCAG CCACGTCGACAAGGCCCCAGCCTGGTTTGACAACTTCGCCAACGGGCTGCTGTCGGCTCAGAAGCTTGCCGCTGCCCTGATCGTCCTACACACTG TCTTCATCTCCATCACCCATGTGCACCGCACCAAGCCCCTGTGGAGGAAGAGCCCCCTGACGAACCTGTGGTGGGCCGTGACCGTGCCCGTGGT GCTGCTGGGGCAGGTGGCCCAGACGGCAGTGGACCTGCAGCTGTGGACACACAGGGACAGCCACGTCCACTTCGGCCTGGAGGACGTGCCTCTGCTGACGTGGCTCCTGGGCTGCCTGTCTCTGGTCCTTGTGGTGGTCACCAACGAGGTCGTGAAACTGCACGAGATCCG AGTCCGCGTCCGCTACCAGAAGCGACAGAAGCTGCAGTTTGAAACTAAGCTGGGCATGAACTCTCCTTTCTGA
- the TMEM94 gene encoding transmembrane protein 94 isoform X6, with translation MDLKEKHEGEPPLALGLSTRKALSILKEQLEAVLDGHLKERKKCLTWKEMWRSSFLHHGNRCSCFHWPGASLMLLAVFLLLACCGGQPAGSRGVELVNASALFLLLLLNLVLIGRQDRLKRREVERRLRGIIDQIQDALRDGKEVKWPDAMYPDLHMPFAPSWSLHWAYRDGHLVNLPVSLLVEGDIIALRPGQESFASLRGIKDDEHIVLEPGDLFPPFSPPPSPRGEVKKGPQNPQQHRLFRVLETPVIDNIRWCLDMALSRPVTALDNERFTVQSVMLRYAVPVVLASFLITNALRFMLNAPGVTTWQYTLLQLQVNGVLPILPLLFPVLWVLATACGEARVLAQMSKASPSSLLAKFSEDTLSSYTEAVSSQEMLRCIWGHFLRVIQGTSPTLSHSSSLLHSLGSVTVLCCVDKQGILSWPNPSPETVLFFSGKVEPPHSSHEDLTDDLSTRSFCHPEVEEEPHERDALLASSLNAPLHLSNEQERGGHWPSDGPKASEPHPHHRAHGRSKHLSGSSVSFSRDTEGGEDDDPSKTQHGPEGEPYEAEDFVCDYHLEMLSLSQDQQNPSCIQFDDSNWQLHLTSLKPLGLNVLLNLCDASVTERLCRFSDHLCNVALQESRSAVLPVRVPWGLCELARLIGFTPGAKELFKQGNHLALYRLPSAETMKENSLGRLSCVTKRRPPLSHMISLFIKDTTTSTEQMLSHGTADVVLEACTDFWDGADIYPLSGSDRKKVLDFYQRACLSGYCSAFAYKPMSCALSSQLNGKCIELVQAPGQNSIFTTCELPSTIPIKLSARRGSWSSDEGIGEVLEKEDCMQALSGQIFMGMVSSQYQARLDIVRLIDGLVNACIRFVYFSLEDELKSKVFAEKMGLETGWNCHISLTPNGDMPGSEIPPSSPSHAGSLHDDLNQASRDDAEGLLLMEEEGHSDLISFQPTDSDLPSFLEDCNRAKLPRGIHQVRPHLQNIDNVPLLVPLFTDCTPETMCEMIKIMQEYGEVTCCLGSSANLRNSCLFLQSDVSIALDPLYPSRCSWETFGYATSTSMAQASDGLSPLQLSGQLNSLPCSLTFRQEETISIIRLIEQARHATYGIRKCFLFLLQCQLTLVVIQFLSCLVQLPPILSTTDILWLSCFCYPLLSISLLGKPPHSSIMSMATGKNLQSIPKKTQHYFLLCFLLKFSLTISSCLICFAFTLQSFCDRSRARNLTNCSSIMLPSHVDKAPAWFDNFANGLLSAQKLAAALIVLHTVFISITHVHRTKPLWRKSPLTNLWWAVTVPVVLLGQVAQTAVDLQLWTHRDSHVHFGLEDVPLLTWLLGCLSLVLVVVTNEVVKLHEIRVRVRYQKRQKLQFETKLGMNSPF, from the exons ggCGAGCCGCCCTTGGCCCTGGGCCTGTCCACCCGGAAGGCCCTCAGCATTCTGAAGGAGCAGCTGGAGGCAGTGCTGGATGGACACCTGAAGGAGCGGAAGAAATGTCTCACGTGGAAG GAGATGTGGAGAAGCAGCTTCCTGCACCATGGGAACCGCTGCTCCTGTTTCCACTGGCCGGGCGCCTCGCTCATGCTCCTGGCTGTGTTCCTGCTGCTCGCCTGCTGCGGGGGCCAGCCAGCCGGCAG CCGCGGGGTGGAGCTGGTGAACGCCTCAGCGCTCTTCCTCCTGCTGCTCCTCAACCTCGTCCTCATTGGGCGGCAAGATCGGCTGAAGCGTCGGGAGGTAGAACGGAGACTGCGGGGCATCATTGACCAAATCCAAG ATGCCCTCAGGGATGGCAAGGAGGTCAAGTGGCCAGATGCCATGTATCCAGACCTCCACATGCCCTTCGCACCATCTTGGTCTCTGCACTGGGCCTATAGAGATGGACATCTCGTCAACCTGCCGGTTAGCCTGCTGGTAGAAGGCGACATCATAGCTCTGAGGCCAGGCCAGGAATCCTTTGCTTCCCTGCGGGGCATCAAG GACGACGAGCACATCGTCTTGGAGCCGGGAGACCTGTTCCCCCCTTTCTCACCACCCCCGTCCCCCCGGGGAGAAGTGAAGAAGGGGCCGCAGAACCCCCAGCAGCACCGGCTCTTCCGTGTCCTCGAGACCCCCGTGATCGACAACATCAG GTGGTGCCTGGACATGGCCCTGTCCCGCCCGGTGACCGCTCTGGACAACGAGAGGTTCACAGTGCAGTCGGTGATGCTGCGCTACGCGGTGCCCGTGGTCCTG GCCAGCTTCCTCATCACTAACGCCCTGCGCTTCATGCTCAATGCCCCAGGTGTCACCACCTGGCAATACACTCTCCTCCAGCTGCAG GTGAATGGCGTCCTGCCCATCCTCCCCCTGCTCTTCCCAGTCCTCTGGGTCCTGGCAACCGCCTGTGGAGAAGCCCGTGTCCTGGCCCAGATGAGCAAGgcctcccccagctccctg CTGGCCAAGTTCTCGGAGGACACTCTCAGCAGCTATACAGAAGCCGTGTCCTCTCAG GAGATGCTGCGCTGCATTTGGGGCCACTTCCTGCGGGTGATCCAGGGGACGTCGCCCACACTGAGCCACAGCTCCAGCCTGCTGCACAGCCTGGGCTCCGTCACG GTCCTGTGCTGTGTGGACAAACAGGGGATCCTGTCGTGGCCCAACCCCAGCCCGGAGACCGTGCTGTTCTTCAGTGGGAAGGTGGAGCCCCCGCACAGCAGCCACGAGGACCTCACAGACGACCTGTCCACCCGCTCCTTCTGCCATCccgaggtggaggaggag CCCCACGAACGCGACGCCCTCCTGGCCAGCTCCCTGAACGCCCCGCTGCACCTTTCCAATGAGCAGGAGCGCGGCGGCCACTGGCCAAGCGATGGTCCCAAGGCGTCCGAGCCCCACCCTCACCACCGGGCACACGGCCGCAGCAAACACCTGTCTGGCTCCAGCGTGAGCTTCAGCAGGGACACCGAGGGCGGCGAAGACGACGACCCCAGCAAG aCGCAGCACGGGCCAGAGGGCGAGCCCTACGAAGCCGAGGACTTCGTGTGTGACTACCACCTGGAGATGCTCAGCCTGTCCCAGGACCAGCAGAACCCCTCCTGCATCCAGTTTGATGACTCCAACTGGCAGCTGCACCTCACCTCGCTCAAGCCGCTGGGCCTCAACGTGCTGCTGAACCTGTGCGACGCCAGCGTCACCGAGCGGCTCTGCCGGTTCTCAGACCACCTGTGCAACGTCGCCCTGCAGGAGAGCCGCAGCGCCGTGCTGCCCGTGCGTGTGCCCTGGGGCCTCTGTGAGCTCGCCCGCCTCATCG GCTTCACTCCCGGGGCCAAGGAGCTCTTCAAGCAGGGGAACCACCTCGCACTCTACCGTCTCCCCAGCGCTGAGACCATGAAGGAGAACTCGCTGGGGAGGCTGTCCTGCGTCACCAAGCGGCGGCCCCCGCTTAGCCACATGATCAGCCTCTTCATCAAGGACACCACCACCA GCACAGAGCAGATGCTGTCCCACGGCACGGCTGACGTGGTCTTGGAGGCCTGCACAGACTTCTGGGACGGAGCTGACATCTACCCTCTTTCAGGTTCCGACAG AAAGAAAGTGCTGGATTTCTACCAGCGAGCCTGCCTGTCTGGCTACTGCTCTGCCTTCGCCTACAAGCCCATGAGCTGTGCCCTGTCCTCCCAGCTCAATGGCAAGTGCATCGAGCTGGTGCAGGCGCCCGGCCAGAACAGCATCTTCACCACGTGCGAGCTGCCCAGCACCATTCCCATCAAGCTGAGCGCCCGCCGCGGCAGCTGGAGCTCAGACG AAGGGATCGGGgaggtgctggagaaggaagACTGCATGCAGGCCCTGAGTGGCCAGATCTTCATGGGCATGGTGTCCTCCCAGTACCAGGCCCGCCTGGACATCGTGCGCCTCATCGACGGGCTGGTCAACGCCTGCATCCGCTTCGTCTACTTCTCATTGGAGGATGAGCTCAAAAGCAAG GTGTTTGCAGAGAAGATGGGCCTGGAGACGGGCTGGAATTGCCACATCTCCCTCACGCCCAATGGTGACATGCCCGGCTCCGAGATCcccccctccagccccagccaTGCTGGCTCCCTGCACGACGACCTGAACCAGG CATCCCGAGACGACGCGGAAGGACTCCTTCTAATGGAGGAGGAGGGTCACTCGGACCTCATTAGCTTCCAGCCCACGGATAGCGACCTCCCCAGCTTCCTGGAAGACTGCAACCGG GCCAAGCTGCCCCGGGGCATCCACCAGGTGCGGCCCCACCTGCAGAACATCGACAACGTGCCCCTGCTGGTGCCCCTCTTCACCGACTGTACCCCCGAGA CCATGTGTGAGATGATCAAGATCATGCAGGAGTACGGGGAGGTGACCTGCTGCCTGGGCAGCTCCGCCAACCTGCGGAACAGCTGCCTCTTCCTCCAGAGTGACGTCAG CATCGCCCTGGACCCCCTGTACCCGTCTCGCTGCTCCTGGGAGACCTTCGGCTACGCCACCAGCACCAGCATGGCCCAGGCCTCGGATGGCCTTTCCCCCCTGCAGCTCTCGGGGCAGCTCAACAGCCTGCCCTGCTCGCTGACCTTCCGCCAGGAGGAGACCATCAGCATCATCCGGCTCATCGAGCAG GCCCGGCACGCCACGTACGGCATCCGCAAGTGCTTCCTCTTCCTGCTGCAGTGCCAGCTGACGCTTGTGGTCATCCAG TTCCTCTCTTGCCTCGTCCAGCTGCCGCCAATCCTGAGCACCACCGACATCCTGTGGCTGTCCTGTTTTTGCTACCCTCTGCTCAG catttctttactGGGAAAGCCCCCACATAGCTCCATCATGTCTATGGCAACGGGGAAGAACCTTCAGTCCATTCCTAAGAAG ACCCAGCACTACTTCCTGCTGTGCTTCTTGCTGAAGTTCAGCCTCACCATCAGCTCGTGCCTCATCTGCTTTGCCTTCACACTGCAGAGCTTCTGCGACAGGTCCCGGGCCCGCAACCTCACCAACTGCTCCTCCATCATGCTGCCCAG CCACGTCGACAAGGCCCCAGCCTGGTTTGACAACTTCGCCAACGGGCTGCTGTCGGCTCAGAAGCTTGCCGCTGCCCTGATCGTCCTACACACTG TCTTCATCTCCATCACCCATGTGCACCGCACCAAGCCCCTGTGGAGGAAGAGCCCCCTGACGAACCTGTGGTGGGCCGTGACCGTGCCCGTGGT GCTGCTGGGGCAGGTGGCCCAGACGGCAGTGGACCTGCAGCTGTGGACACACAGGGACAGCCACGTCCACTTCGGCCTGGAGGACGTGCCTCTGCTGACGTGGCTCCTGGGCTGCCTGTCTCTGGTCCTTGTGGTGGTCACCAACGAGGTCGTGAAACTGCACGAGATCCG AGTCCGCGTCCGCTACCAGAAGCGACAGAAGCTGCAGTTTGAAACTAAGCTGGGCATGAACTCTCCTTTCTGA